Within Rhizobacter sp., the genomic segment CCGGGCGCCCCACGCATCTCTGCGAAGGGCACGCGCCGGCTCTTTAGGAGCCAGCGCGTGCGTCTACCTGTAGTTCCATCTGCATTCACCGAAAAATGGTGCCTCGTTGCGACAAGGGTTGGTGAAACGATCGTGCTCTACCGGACTGAGCTACGGTCCCCCTGATGCGGGACCGGCGGGATTCGAACCCGCGACCACGAGCTTAGTAGGCTGTAGTTCCACCTGCATTCGCAACGCGACATCAAAACAAACGCGACAAGGGACGGCAAGACGATTTGCCAGTGCCGGTTGCCCGGCATCGGGGGGTCGAACCCCATGGCTCCCGATGTAGTCCTACCTGCATTCGCGTCAAAACTCTCTTCCTTCGAATGTTCTCGGGTGGCGACTAGAAATCCGGTGAAACCTTGGCGATCAGAACGATGTAGTTCCACCAGGCATTCGCCACTCGACAACACTCACGGCTAGGTTGGTGCCGCACGCGACCAGATTCGCAGGAGGTGCCGGCCACCGTCTTGATCACAAGAGCGCTGGCTGCGGGCCTGCCGGCCCGCGTGGCAGTGTGGTGCTGTACTCCTGCGCGCATTCGAATGCGGCACCTTCCTTACTTCACTTCGTTTCTACTGCGCGGCCAGCGAGACCTTCTCGATCTCGCCCACCCAGTGCTCCGGCTCCGTCTTGCCCTCGGCGAACGAGGCCATCGCCGCGAACACCGCATCCGAGAAGCCGCCAACATTCATGATGTCGTGCCGCTCCGCCGCCTGCGTCGTGCCGTGCGGCTGGATGTCGATGCACACCAGGCGAGCCTGCGGGTTGAGCTTCTTCAGCACTTCCCACTCGCGCAGCGTCTGCGTCGCACCACGGCGGGTCGCATCGACCCACGACTCGTTGTCCGAGACGAGGATCACCAGATCCACCTTCGCGCGCTCCTTGTTCAGCAAGGCGAGCGGCGCGCTGCAGTTGGTACCACCACCGCCGATGGCGGCCAAGGCTTGCGCATTGGTCATCACCGAGTCGCGGGCATTCAATGACAGCTTCACCACCTCTTGCTCGAACGGCAGAACACGTGCCGCCGGGTTCTTGCGCAACACCGCTGCCGCGACCAGGGCCGCGACATCGATGCAACGCACGCTCGACGTGGCCGAACCGCGGTGACCCGTCACCGCCGAGCTCATCGAGCCCGACACGTCGGGGCACACCACTACCCGGCCATCAAACGCCGACACATTGGCCAGTGCCGCTTCCATCGCGTCCTGCAGCGCGTCCCGGACCACCGCCGGCACACCTTCTCCCGTCGCCTTGAAGGCCGACAGCAACTGGTATGGCAGCACACGCGCCTGGGCAACAGCCTTCGGGTCACGCAGCTTGGCTGCGATCGCTTCGGCCATGCCGTCAAGCTCGAACACGCCGTGACGCACGAAGGTGTTCAGGTTCTGACGCACCATCTGCCACGAACCCGCCCGCGCGACCTGTGCCCACTGCGCCGCGCTCAGCTCAAGCGCGGTCAGCATCTGGAACGGCACGTCGGGCACGTCGCACGTCACGCCCCCGGCCGCGCTCCGCTTGAAGCGCTCGAAGGCCTGCGTGATGGGCGGCAGCGCCGCCTCATCGACGGCCTTGCCGATCAGCCGCGCGAACCACGCGGCGCGCCAGGCCTCCGCCGGCCTCGGGTGAACCATTTTCACCACGTCGGCCAGCGACGGCGTGTTGCCCACCGAGGCGTTCAGCAGCTGCTTCTCGCTGGCGGTCAGCAGCCAGTGTTGAACCAGCTTCTTCGGCCGCGAACCCAGCGACTTGCGACCCATCGAGCCACTGCGCACGATCTGCACGAAGTTGCGCAGCATCTTGCCGTTGTCGACCACGCGGCCGAACACCTGGCTGAGCAGCGCCACATCGCGCACCGCGAGGGTGGCGGCCAACAGGGCCGGCATGTCCTTCATGTGGCCAGCCTGGCGTGCGTAGACCGCCGTCTTGGCCACGAACTCGGCGTCCACGGTTTGCGCCAGAGCACGCACCGTGTCCAGCTGCGACTCCGCGCTCGCGTAGAACGTCTGGTTCAGGCAACCGGTCGCAGCGAGCTGTGCCAGTTGGTAGCGAGCGCTCAGGGCATAGGCCGGTGCCTGCTCGTGGTTGCGGGCGGTGGCATCGGGCAGCAGCGCGCCCTTCAGCGACTGAAAGAGTTGGGTGTTGACCATGAGTGTTCTCCTCTGTGCATTCAACTTGTGTGGTTCTTCTATCGCAAGCGATGTGCCAGGTGCTGCCACGCCCAGGGGCACAGCCGCTAAGTGGCTGATATCAAAAGGCTTTCTGCGTTTTGTCCCTCAATCAAGGTGCTCATAAGGCGTGCCAAGATCGCAATTCATATAGACTGTTGGCTAGTAATGTATCTGCAGAGCTATGGCCAAGAAGACTGTCGTGATCGGCTTCCTCGGCACCCAGCTCGATTCCGGCCAGGGCGCGGGACGCTGGGAGAAGTGGCGCCCGACCGTTTCGCTGGTCCAACACGAAGACACGGTCGTTCACCGGCTCGAGTTGATCTACACGCCTCGGCACGAGGCGCTTGCGCAGGGCGTCAAGCACGACATCGCCTCGGTGTCGCCAGAGACCGAGGTCCGCCTTGTGGCGATGGACATCGCCGACCCTTGGGACTTTGGCGAGATGTATGGCGCGCTCTACGACTGGGTGCGCAGCTACACCTTCAAGCCCGACACGGAGCAGTACTGGACGCACATCACCACCGGTACGCACGTGGCTCAGATCTGCATGTTCCTGATGGTGGAGTCGCGCTTCATTCCGGGCGTGCTGCTGCAGACGGCCCCACCGAAGAAGCAGACCCGCGCGCAGCCAGGCACCTTCGCCCTCATCGACCTGGACCTGTCTCGCTACGACGTGCTGGCCCAGCGCTTCGAGCAGGAGCAGCGCGACGCGCTGGACTTCCTGAAGAGCGGGATCGCCACGCGCAACAAGGGCTTCAACGCCCTGATCGAAGAGATCGAGAGGGTGGCCGTGCGCTCGAAGGCGCCCATCCTGTTGACGGGGCCCACGGGCGCCGGCAAGTCGCACCTGGCGCGCCGGATGTTCGAGCTGAAGAAATCCCGGCACCAGGTGAAAGGCGAGTTCGTGGAGGTCAACTGCGCGACCCTCCACGGTGACGGGGCCGCGTCCACCCTGTTCGGCCACAAGAAGGGTGCGTTCACGGGCGCCGCTGCCGATCGCGCCGGGCTGTTGCGCACGGCGCATGAGGGCGTGCTGTTCCTCGACGAGATCGGGGAGCTCGGCGCCGACGAGCAGGCCATGCTGCTCAAGGCCGTCGAAGAGAAGCGGTTCTTTCCAATGGGCAGCGACCGAGAGGTGTCGAGCGACTTCCAGTTGATCGCAGGGACCAACCGGGACCTGCGGGTGGACGTAGCGCAGGGCCGTTTCCGCGAGGACCTCTACGCTCGCATCAACCTGTGGGCGTACACCCTGCCCGGACTGGCGCAACGGCCCGAGGATCTGGAGCCCAACATCGAGCATCTGCTGGCCCGTGCCGCGGCAGAGATCGGCCGCGCGGTGCGATTCAACGCCGAGGCCAAGGCCCAGTACCTAAGCTTCGCGCAGTCGGCCGAGGCGCTCTGGAGCGGCAACTTCCGCGACCTTTCGGCCAGCGTCACCCGACTGGCAACGCTCGCCGACGGTGGGCGGATTTCGGCCGCGCAGGTCGATGCCGAAGTGCAACGGCTGCGTTGGCTGTGGCAGCACACCGCCACCGGGGAGGCGGTCACCGATGGGGCCTCCCTCGACGGCCTGCTCCCTGCCGAATCGCTGGCGGAACTGGACCTCTTCGATCGCGTTCAGCTCGAAGCGGTCGTGAGTGTCTGCCGGCAAGCTCGAACCTTGTCCGAGGCCGGTCGCAAGCTGTTCGATCGGTCACGCATGCAACGCACGGTGGTCAACGATGCCGACCGCCTTAGAAAGTACCTGCAGAAGCACGGCTTGAGCTGGGAAGCCGTCAGCGCGCGACCGTAGCCAGCGTGGGTGGCACCCCTCGCGGTGTTGCCGTCCCAAAATGCAAATGGGCGACCCGAAGGTCGCCCATGCATGGCGCGCGGCTCAGTTCAGGCGCGAGCCCTTCGGCAGCCTCGCCGCGAGCCACTCGTGCACGTCTGCCCGGATGTGCCGGCCTTCGAGCAGGAAGTCCTCGAATCGGCTCGGCACGTACGGGAGGTACACCAGCGGCATGCCTGCTTCGTCCGGCGTCCGGTCGGCCTTGCGTCCATTGCATCCACCGCAGGCCGTGACCAGGTTCATCCAGGTCCAGCCGCCACCGCGCGACTCCGGCACGATGTGTTCGCACTGCAGGTCACGCTCGTTGAAGCGCTGGCCACAGTACGCGCAGGTCAGCCGGTCACGCCGGAACAGCTTGCCCTTGCTGAACGCCGGAACCACGTCGAACAGATTGACCTTGGACGCGCCGCGCAGCGCGATGATCGGGTGCACATCGATGATCGACTGCCGGCCACGCTGGACATTGAAGCCACCACGCAGGGTCGCCAGCGGGCCATCGCCATCGACCCACGCCACAGATCCCGTGGCCACGTGCAGAGCCGCGTGCTCGAGCGAGATCCACGCCTGCGGCGTGCCCTGGATGTCGAGTTGCAGCACATGGCTGTGGTGAGGGTGCATGGTTGGCCTCCTTTCTTGGCCGTTTCGTGGGTGACTTCGCTATGGCACGTCCGGGTGGGTTCGAACCACCGGCCTCGACCTTCGGAGGGTCGCGCTCTTCCAGCGTATCCGTCCGGCAAAGTCATCTTGAATCTCGGTAGGCGACCCTGAAGGATCGTGTCCACGTAGGGATAGGTGGACACGATGACAAGCGAGAGCGGCAAGACCCGGCGTCGCTACGGCACGCAGTTCAAGGCGATGGTGCTGGCGCAATGTGAGGAGCCTGGGGCCTCCGTAGCGCAGGTGGCGATGGCGCACGGTATCAACGACAACGTGGTGCACCGCTGGCGGCAGTTGGCTCGGCAACGCCAGGGAGCGCCGCTGGTCGCTGTAGCTGCGGCCGACCGTCCCGCTCCTGCCGAGTTCGTACCGCTTGCGTTGCCAGCGCCTGCCGCATCTGAGGTGAAGACCGAAGTCCGCCTGGAGATCCGACGCGCAGCCGTGACGGTGAGCGTAGCCTGGCCCGAGCACGCGCTGGGTGACCTGGCCGGCTTCGTTCGCGAGCTGCTGAAGTGATCCGTGTCGACGCCGTGTGGCTGGCGGTGCAACCCATGGACATGCGGCTGGGAACGGAGGCCGCGTTGTCGCGCGTGGTCGGTGCCTTCGGCGCGGCGCATCCTCACCACGCCTACCTCTTCGCCAACCGCCGCGCCAACCGCATGAAGGTCCTCGTGCACGACGGCATCGGCGTGTGGCTGGCCGCCAGAAGGCTCAACGCCGGCAAGTTCGTGTGGCCGGTTGACGGCGCGAGCACCCTGAACCTGACCCGCGCGCAGTTCGACGCACTGGTGCTCGGCCTGCCCTGGCAGCGCCTGGGCGAGGCTGGCATCATCCGCGTGATCTGAGGCGGCGGCGTGCAATTGCCGAATGTGCCAATGCGCGGCGACGGCCGACGCGGCACGATGGCTGTCCATGATCAGCGCAGAGCAGCTGGACGCCCTGGATCCGCAGACGCGGCAGGCGATGCTGACGCTGCTGGCCGAGATCCGAGCCAAGGACGAGCTGATCGCGCAGCGTGACCGCGACGCCGCCTTCAAGCAGGCGCTGATCGACAAGCTCACGCACGAGAACGCGATCCTCAAGCGGCTGAAGTTCGCCGCCACCAGCGAGCGCTTCGCCAGCACGCTGTCACCCGAGCAGAAGAGCCTGCTCGAAGAGACGCTGGACAGCGACCTGGCTGAACTGGACCAAGAACTCAAGCGCGAGCGCGGCCAGGCAGGCGACAAGGACAAGACCGAGAAGAAGACGCCCAAGCGCGCGCCGCTGCCGCCGCACCTGCCGCGCCGCGACGTCGCCCACGAACCGGCGGACACGACCTGCGGCTGCGGGCAGCCGATGCAGCGCATTGGCGAGGACGTGGCCGAGAAGCTGGACTACCAGCCCGGCGTCTTCACCGTCGAGCGCCACGTGCGCGGCAAGTGGGCGTGCCGGTGCTGCGAGAAGATCGTGCAGGCGCCGGTGCCAGCGCACGTCATCGACAAGGGCATCCCGACCGCTGGCCTGCTGGCCCACCTGCTGGTGGCCAAGTTCCTCGATCACCTGCCGCTGTACCGTCAGGAACACATCTTCGAGCGGGCCGGTCACCTGATAGCCCGATCAAGCCTGGCGCAGTGGGTCGGCGAGTGCGGAGCGCAGCTACAGCCGCTGGTGCAGGCGCTGGCCAACGAGCTGCGGCGCCACGTCGTGCTGCACGCCGACGAGACGCCGGTGGCGATGCTCAAGCCGCAGCACCTGCGCGACGGCAAGACGCACCGGGCCTACATCTGGTCGTACTGCACCCCGAGCACGAACCCGGTCAAGGCGGTCGTGTTCGAGTTCAGCGAAAGCCGCAGTGGGGAGAACGTGCGCGAGTTCCTGCGCCTGGACACGCCCTCCGCCTGGCAAGGCACGCTGGTCACCGACGGGTTCAGCGGCTACAGCGCCTGCTTCGAGAAGGGTGTGACCTCGGCCCAGTGCATGGCGCACGCCCGCAGGAAGTTCAACGACCTGTGGGCCAACCACCGCAGCGAGGTTGGCCACCAGGCGCTGCGGTACCACCAGAGCTTGTTCCGCATCGAACGCGAGATCGAGACACTGCCCAGCAACGAGCGAAGACGGATCCGGCAGCGCAAGTCACGACGAGTGCTCGCCGTCTTCCATCGCTGGTTGCTAGCCCAGCGGCAACTGGTGCCGACCGGGTCGGCCACGATGAAAGCCATCGACTACAGCCTCAAGCGCTGGAAGGAGCTCACTCGCTTCGTCGACGACGGCGACGTGCCGATCTCGAACAACTGGGTCGAGAACCACATCAGGCCGATTGCCCTCGGGAGGGCGAACTGGCTGTTCGCCGGCAGCCTGCGCGCTGGCAAACGGGCCGCGGCGATCATGAGCTTGCTGCACTCGGCCCGCATCAACGGGCACGACCCCTACGCGTACCTCAAGGATGTGCTCGAGCGGTTGCCGACGCATCCAGCCAGCCGCATCGAAGAGCTGCTGCCGCATCGCTGGTCGGCCGCTTCTTGAGCAACGACGCGAGTTCCGCGCTCGGCGTCAAGGTGACTTGGCCGGACGCATACCTTCCAGCTGAGCTACGGACGTAGAGTTGGTTTGGTAGCCCCTGACGATTTCGAAACGTCGGCCTTCGCTTTGTAGGAGCGCTGCTCTGCCTCTGAGCTAAGGGGCTGGTGGATGGCAGGGGTGACAGGATTCGAACCTGTGTGCACCGGTTCAAAGCCGGCTGTCTGAGGCCACTCGACTACACCCCGTCAGATCCAGGACCATGGTGCGGGCGCAGGGAGTCGAACCCTGGCCTGCCGGTTAAAAGCCGGCTGCTCTGCCTCTGAGCTACACCCACGCGGCCTGGTGGCGGAGAGCGAGCGAATCGAACGCCCGCGGCGACGGCGTCGCCGGCCTTGGCTTAGCAAGCCAGCCCCTTCCCACTCGGGCAGCTCTCCTCGTTGGTCATCGGCATCGTTGGTTCAACGCCGATAGTGATCGCGGTTCACGCCGTCAAAAGCAGCCACTGCGCAGGCAGCAGCGCTTGAAACGACCTCGCTGAGCCGCAGGGGCACGGATCGTTGCGGCCGAGCTTCTCGACAAGCTCCTTCGCGCCGCCGACAACGCGGTCCCCGCGCTTGACTCCCGTCTCAGAGGGGAAGCCTCTGCGCCGCTTGCTCGTGACCGTGAAAGCTCACGTCGTCTTGGTCGATCGGCTTCATGGCACACCTCCTTCGGTGGTTGATGGTCTCGTGTGGCTGGTGGTCCGGGGTGGGCATGATCCACCGGCCTTCGCCTTATGAGGGCGCTGCTCTGCCGCTGAGCTACCGGACTGCTGGCTGGTCCCCTCGGTCCGAGTCGAACGGACATGCCCTGCGGGCTCCGGTTTCTGAGACCGGTGCGTCTGCCTATTCCGCCACGAGGGGGTGATGCTGGTGCGTCGCCAGGGGCTCGAACCCTGACATGCCGGCTTAAGAGGCCGGTACTCTGCCGCTCGAGTTCGCGACGCATGGAGTTCGCATGTGCTTGGGGGTGACCGGCCGGAGTCGAACCGGCACCAGCGGGTTCACGGCCCACGGCTCTGCCATTGAGCTACGGCCACACCCAAGCACACGCCTGATGCTGGTCTCGGTGGCAGGTCTCGAACCTGCGGCCTCGTGATCCCAAATCACGCGCGCTGCCATCTGCGCCACACCGAGATGAAGCTGGTACCCGCGGGTGGGAACGATCCACCGACCCCCGCCTTATCAAGACGGTGCTCTGCCACTGAGCTACGCGAGATCAAACTGAAATGGCTCCCCGACGTGGCTTCGAACCACGGACCTCCTGGTTAACAGCCAGGCGCTCTGCCATCTGCGCTATCGGGGAAGTGAACTGGTGCCTCGTGACCGATTCGAACGGCCGACCCGCCGGGTAGAAGCCGGCCGCTCTAGTCCGCTGAGCTAACGAGGCCTGGACTCGACGATCCGATTCGAACGGATGCGGGCTTGCGCCTGCGGCTTTGCAGGCCGCCGCCTTCAACCACTTGGCTACGTCGAGATGCACTGGCACCGGACCACGGAATCGAACCGCGAACCTTCGGCTTTGGAGGCCGCCGCTCTGCCAGCTGAGCTAGCCCGGTGTGGCTGGTGGGTGCGGATGGATTCGAACCACCGTGTCCCGTGGGAGACTGCTTTACAGGCAGCCGCAATCAACCTCTCTGCCACGCACCCGTTGTTGGCACCTCGTGCACGATTCGAACGTGCGACCTCCGGCTTCGTAGACCGGCGCTCTTGATCCAACTGAGCTAACGAGGTTCTGACTGCCTGGTGCCGAGAGAGGGAATCGAACCCCCGACGCGCGCGCCTTCAACGCGCCGCTCTACCTGCTGAGCTATCTCGGCAAACCGATCTGGCGCCCCGTGCGGGAGTCGAACCCGCGGCTTCCGGCTAGACAGGCCGGCACTCTGGCCACTGAGTTAACGAGGCAATGCATCCATCCGGTCACGGGTTCCGGCGCCGCCCAATCGTTGCGGCCGATTTCCACCCCGAAGCGTGAGCTCGACGAGGGTTCCTTGTGCTGGCGTCGCGTGCGGGATTCGAACCCGCGTATCCACCTTGAAAGAGTGGTGTCCTCGGCCGTCTAGACGAACGCGACTTGACTGGTGGTGCCCTCGGCGACGGTTCGAACGCGCGGCCTGCCGCTTACAAGGCGGCTGCTCTGCCTGCTGAGCTACGAGGGCGATGGAGATCCACTTCGGCTGTGCCCAAACGCGAGCATCCCGTCGGATGTGGTGTCTCGCTGCACGTGGCCTGGCCAAGGGTCGCGCACATCCCGTGCCGTCAACACCATGTCACGCGGCAACGGAGTGAAGGGACACACCCGAAGTGGAGCGGATGACGAGTCTCGAACTCGTGGCCTCGACCATGGCGTGGTCGCGCTCTGCCTGCTGAGCTACATCCGCAAAAGTTGCGAGGCAATCCATCGACCAGTACCGAGGTCGCCTCGCAGCAAGTTGTTAAAGAGCGTCCACCGTCGCCGGTGGTGCGATCCAACGATCGCGGGTCTGTGCCGATGCGCAGGCCGGTTGAAGTCAGAAATGAAAAAGGCCCGGATCCTTTCGGAATCCGGGCCTCTGCGTACAGAGCGTGGAGGGTGCGCGTCTACGCGCTGCCCTCTCCCGGATGCATTCGGTCCTCGTTCTGATCAAGCTGCCAGCCGCCAATGGATGGCGCGAATCGGCAGCTCATCGGATAGACCTGATGCAAGGCGACGTCGCATGCGCCCAGCGACCCCATCGCCGCGGCGCGCACGAACGCGACCAGACCCTTGATGGGTCGGTTGGTTCTTGTGACGGGCCTGGTTTTCACGATGGATCTCTTTGAAGAAAGTTGTGCTCGATGAGCAGAGGAGGCGGACTGTAAATAGTCTTTACCCTGTCGTCAACCCCCTGCGACAATGTTGTCTGAACTCGTTGCATTGCGCACAACAAGTGGCCAACACGACCATCACCAGAAGACAGAACGCACTGGCGCTCTTCCAGGCCTACGCCGAGAGGGCGCTCGCATCAGGGGCCTCTCCGAAGGGGCTGGAGCAGACCTTCGCTGCAACCTTGCAGATCTCGCCCAGCATGTGGAGCCAGATCAAGTCGTCCCGGCCGATCGGCGACAAGTTGGCCCGGCAGATCGAACAGCACCACGGCAAGCCGGCTGGCTGGCTCGATGAAGTTCGCGAGAGCGACTCAGTCGCGCCAGCCGAGCAAGCATTTCTGGACCTTGCCCTGAAAGCTTGGCGTGCGACCAACAGCGCGGGCCGCAAGGCGCTCCGTGAACATCTGAAGCTGGTGGCAGCTCGCATCAGCGAGTAGGCGCGTTGAACACGCGGGCGCTCGGGCACGGCGGAGGTAGGTCCGGAGGAGCCACACAGGCGAGTGCCATTGGTGAGCGGACGTCGCCGATATAGTCAAAGTCTCTCGCTCGTGAACAGAGATACCTGGGGAGGAGGAGCGATGCTGAAATGGATGGCCAAGCTGCTCGGCGACAGCGCATTCGAGCTGCCGCCCGGCGTACCGGAGGTCTGGGCCCAACGACTGGAGAAACTGCTCGAGCCGCTGGACCAGGTCGATGGGGGCAAGGGCCGCAAGGGACTGGCGCGTGACATCCTCGGCTTCGTGCTTCAGGGCGAGCCGATGGCCGTCCTCAACGAGGTGGGGCAGCGGCCTGAGGTCGGCGAGCGCTTCCGGCTCACCGGCTACCACTACGGCCACGGCAGCCGCGATCTACCTGATGTCTTCGAACACTTCGGTGAGCTTCCGCCCGCCATCGCCCTGCGTTGGGCTCGGGTGCTGGAGGCGAGCGTGAAGGGTCAAGCATCGTCGTGTCGGATGCAGTTGCCGCGCGGCATTCACTGGCCCGAGGTCCTGCTGATGGCCAGCGCCGAGACCAGTGTCACGGGATGGTCCAGCCAGCGCCCCAAGGCCCATGGGCTCACCTACGGGCAGATCGAGGCGATGCTGCAGGAGGATGGGCTGGAGCCCGCCTCGCTGCTTGCCGCCTGCTTTGCCACACCGGTCGATTCGGGCTATGGCGTCGAGCAGCGCCTGCTGATGCTGACCGATCTGCCGGACTATCCGCAGGCACTGGAGCGCCACCTCGAGGTCGTGCGGCCGCTGCTTCTGGCCGCTGCCGTGGGGCAGCGCGTCCATGTGCTGGCCATGCTGGCGCGAGCCACCGCTTCCACGCTCGAGCAGATCGCGCCGCAGCTGTGCGAACTGGCTGTTGCCAGCAGCAAGCAGGTGCGCATCCCGGCGGAGGGCGCCCTGCGCCGCTGCGGCGCCTCCGCGTCGGCCCCGCTGCGCGAACTGGCCGTGCACGGCAAGCCCGAGCAGCGACTGCATGCGCTGCGTCTGCTGCACCAGCTTGGCACGGAACGGGTTGATGGCGCCGATGTGACCTTCGCTCGCGAAACCGCAGCGGCGGACAAGGCGCCGTCGGTGCAGGCGCTGATCGCAGAGTGGGATGCCGGCCGGCAAGCGGCCGAGCAGGAAGATGAAGCGTATGAGGTGGTGCTGCCGAGCATCGACTGGTCGGCTGCCAATTGTCGTGTGCCACCAGAGGCGCTGGCACGTCTGTGGAAGGGCATCGACGAGTCGATCACCCGCTCGAACGCGAGCATGCGTGAGCACCATGCACGCATGCAGGCCCAGGGGCACAAGTTCCCGCTGCGCCAGGATGAGTCGTTCACAGTCGCCGACGCACTCGCTCTGCGGGCTTACCTTGACTCGGGGCAGCCCCGGCCGCCGGGGCGTACCCCGCAACGCGGGCGCGGCTGGAACCATGTGGCCCAGCCCACGCTGAAGTTGGCCGAGACCGATGGCGTGAGCCCGGTCGCGATGCTCAAGGTACTGCTGTTCTTCGACATCGCAAACTCGCACGACGGCATGCTGATGCATCCCGCCATTCAGGCCTTCAACGCGATGCACCGGCGCCTCGGCAAGCCGAGCCTGATTGAGCTGTCGTGCATGCTCGACCAGGCCGGGCAGTCGGGCCAGGCGCTGCTGCGCAACTACTGTCACGCTTGGGGCTCACCGTTCGCCGGCGACTGGCCGAACGAAGACGTGTGGCCCTTCTTCGCGCACCACCTCGAGGCGGTGCTGCAGGCTCTGCTTCACGACACCATCAAGGACTACTCGTTCGGCCGTGCCGGGCTGTTCCGCGCCATCGCCACGCTGCCCAAGCCGCCGGCAGCGGCCATCAATGCGCTGTTCACGCTGGCGCTGGGCCCGGGCAAGACCGACCGCGGGCCGGCCCAGGAGGCCTTGCAGAACCACCCAGGCAAGGAGGAGCGCATCGTCGCGGCCCTGGCCGACGGCAAGGCCGAGACGCGCGCCGTCGCGGCGACCTGGCTGGCCCGGCTTCGCCATGCGCCGGCCGTGCCGGCGCTGGAGAAGGCGGTTGCCAAGGAGAAGCACGACGTCGCCAAGGGCGCGATGCTCGATGCGTTGCAGGCGCTGGGCCAGCCGGTCGAGAAGTACCTGGACCGCAAGGCGCTGGCGGCCGAGGCGGCCAAGTCGCTCGCCAAGGGCGTGCCCAAGGACCTGGACTTCTTTCCGTGGAGCGCGCTGCCCGACGTCCGATGGGCCGACAGCGGCGCGGCCGTGCCGTCCGACGTGCTGCGCTGGATGATCGTCCAGGCGGTCAAGCAGAAGACGCCCGAGCCAAACGCGGTGCTACGCAAGTACTGCGAGATGTTCGATGCGCGTGACCGTGAGGCGTTCGGCCAGTTCGTGCTGGAGACCTGGCTGCGCGAGGACGTGCGGCCGATCCCGCCGGACGAGGCGATGCGCCGCGCGCAAAGCCTTGCGCAGGGAACCTTCTCGTCCATGGCGAACTACCCGCAGTACTACCAGGACAGCCCGAACCTCGGCAAGTCCGTGGAGGAGCTGACCACCGCCTACCTGCCCGGCCAGCTGCGCCAGCCGGCCGGCTCGGCCATCGGCGCCAAGGGCCTGCTCGCCGTGGCGGCCGCCTGCGCACGCGAGCGCGCGGCCGGGCCGACGCAGCGCTACCTCAAGGACTGGTACGGCTCGCGCGCCTCGCAGGGCAAGGCGCTGATCGCCATGCTGGCCTGGATCGACCACCCGAGCGCCACGCAGCTGATGCTGGCCATCGGCAGCCGCTTCCGAACCAAGAGCTTCCAGGAAGAGGCCACGCGCCAAGCCGAGGCGCTGGCCGAACGCAAGGGCTGGACGCTTGCCGAGCTGGCCGACCGCACCGTGCCGTCGGCCGGTTTCGACGAGACCGGCACGCTCGAGCTGAGCTTCGGGCCGCGCAGCTTCACCGCGCGCCTGCTGCCGGACTTCA encodes:
- a CDS encoding RNA-binding protein, with protein sequence MVNTQLFQSLKGALLPDATARNHEQAPAYALSARYQLAQLAATGCLNQTFYASAESQLDTVRALAQTVDAEFVAKTAVYARQAGHMKDMPALLAATLAVRDVALLSQVFGRVVDNGKMLRNFVQIVRSGSMGRKSLGSRPKKLVQHWLLTASEKQLLNASVGNTPSLADVVKMVHPRPAEAWRAAWFARLIGKAVDEAALPPITQAFERFKRSAAGGVTCDVPDVPFQMLTALELSAAQWAQVARAGSWQMVRQNLNTFVRHGVFELDGMAEAIAAKLRDPKAVAQARVLPYQLLSAFKATGEGVPAVVRDALQDAMEAALANVSAFDGRVVVCPDVSGSMSSAVTGHRGSATSSVRCIDVAALVAAAVLRKNPAARVLPFEQEVVKLSLNARDSVMTNAQALAAIGGGGTNCSAPLALLNKERAKVDLVILVSDNESWVDATRRGATQTLREWEVLKKLNPQARLVCIDIQPHGTTQAAERHDIMNVGGFSDAVFAAMASFAEGKTEPEHWVGEIEKVSLAAQ
- the rtcR gene encoding RNA repair transcriptional activator RtcR — encoded protein: MAKKTVVIGFLGTQLDSGQGAGRWEKWRPTVSLVQHEDTVVHRLELIYTPRHEALAQGVKHDIASVSPETEVRLVAMDIADPWDFGEMYGALYDWVRSYTFKPDTEQYWTHITTGTHVAQICMFLMVESRFIPGVLLQTAPPKKQTRAQPGTFALIDLDLSRYDVLAQRFEQEQRDALDFLKSGIATRNKGFNALIEEIERVAVRSKAPILLTGPTGAGKSHLARRMFELKKSRHQVKGEFVEVNCATLHGDGAASTLFGHKKGAFTGAAADRAGLLRTAHEGVLFLDEIGELGADEQAMLLKAVEEKRFFPMGSDREVSSDFQLIAGTNRDLRVDVAQGRFREDLYARINLWAYTLPGLAQRPEDLEPNIEHLLARAAAEIGRAVRFNAEAKAQYLSFAQSAEALWSGNFRDLSASVTRLATLADGGRISAAQVDAEVQRLRWLWQHTATGEAVTDGASLDGLLPAESLAELDLFDRVQLEAVVSVCRQARTLSEAGRKLFDRSRMQRTVVNDADRLRKYLQKHGLSWEAVSARP
- a CDS encoding HNH endonuclease, with the protein product MHPHHSHVLQLDIQGTPQAWISLEHAALHVATGSVAWVDGDGPLATLRGGFNVQRGRQSIIDVHPIIALRGASKVNLFDVVPAFSKGKLFRRDRLTCAYCGQRFNERDLQCEHIVPESRGGGWTWMNLVTACGGCNGRKADRTPDEAGMPLVYLPYVPSRFEDFLLEGRHIRADVHEWLAARLPKGSRLN
- a CDS encoding transposase; this encodes MTSESGKTRRRYGTQFKAMVLAQCEEPGASVAQVAMAHGINDNVVHRWRQLARQRQGAPLVAVAAADRPAPAEFVPLALPAPAASEVKTEVRLEIRRAAVTVSVAWPEHALGDLAGFVRELLK
- the tnpB gene encoding IS66 family insertion sequence element accessory protein TnpB translates to MIRVDAVWLAVQPMDMRLGTEAALSRVVGAFGAAHPHHAYLFANRRANRMKVLVHDGIGVWLAARRLNAGKFVWPVDGASTLNLTRAQFDALVLGLPWQRLGEAGIIRVI
- a CDS encoding IS66 family transposase encodes the protein MISAEQLDALDPQTRQAMLTLLAEIRAKDELIAQRDRDAAFKQALIDKLTHENAILKRLKFAATSERFASTLSPEQKSLLEETLDSDLAELDQELKRERGQAGDKDKTEKKTPKRAPLPPHLPRRDVAHEPADTTCGCGQPMQRIGEDVAEKLDYQPGVFTVERHVRGKWACRCCEKIVQAPVPAHVIDKGIPTAGLLAHLLVAKFLDHLPLYRQEHIFERAGHLIARSSLAQWVGECGAQLQPLVQALANELRRHVVLHADETPVAMLKPQHLRDGKTHRAYIWSYCTPSTNPVKAVVFEFSESRSGENVREFLRLDTPSAWQGTLVTDGFSGYSACFEKGVTSAQCMAHARRKFNDLWANHRSEVGHQALRYHQSLFRIEREIETLPSNERRRIRQRKSRRVLAVFHRWLLAQRQLVPTGSATMKAIDYSLKRWKELTRFVDDGDVPISNNWVENHIRPIALGRANWLFAGSLRAGKRAAAIMSLLHSARINGHDPYAYLKDVLERLPTHPASRIEELLPHRWSAAS